TCTTCTGCTAAGAAGTATTATTCTCCTTAATCATAGAGGCAGTAACACAATTCTTAAACCTGAATTAAACACTATAACGCGTCCTCGCATGCTGGATGGCGATTCCCGGGTTGAGACGCTCGCTGATCGTGGGCGATcgctttcctgcaaaaatgatcttcgtcgggtgattcctaACTTTGGCCCGTCTGACGAGCAAGCCACCACAACTGGAAAATTAGTCCTATGCTAGGTATAAGAAACAACGCTCGCGCAAGAAAATTATACCGAAGATGCACAGCTACAGCAGAGGCATTCGAAATCGTCCGGTTATTGCCAACCAAATCTAAGATCAAAACAACCGGTAAAAGGACGAATCAAGGAATAGAAACAGATACGAGAAAGGaaggaaagggggaagaagataTTAGGGGAGAGAGAGGAAGGGAGCGGGTGGGTGAACGTACATTGGAGGCGATGATGAGGCGGAGGAGGTTAGCCATGTGCCTCCtgttctcctcctttctcttcttcgcCCCCTGATTCGCCATCGCTCCGACCTCGAAACGCAGGTCAACAAGTAAGCGAGTTATGTCGCACCAAAGCAACATTACCATACCACACTGTTGTTTAAAAGGATTGCCATACCGACCCGTACCGTCCGCTCGTATCGGTACGCGAACCACCCGTTATCGGATggaacgaataataataataaaataaaataatatatatatatatatataatatgtatattaatatatatatatataatatgtatattaatatatatataatatgtatattaatatatatatatatatattaatatatattgataatttaaataaaatcgaggcaacgtcgcatcgcctcggcgatgtcaccgaggcgacacgacgtcgcctttctcggcgacgtcgctatatatatatatatatatatatatatatatatatatatatatattatttaaataaacgTCGCCCCAgcgacgtcgccccgtgtggggaaggaaaaggcgacatcaccgaggcgatgcgacgtcgaccaataaaaaaatataaaaaaatatatatataatatatatatatatacatatatcgctcggtataccgctcggtataccgagcggtataccattacgtaccgtaccgagagatcgtcgaaactccggtacggtacgaaatttcagacCTAACTTTAAAGTATGCAGTAGTTAATGTATCGTCTTCTCTTTTGTGATATCGTGATACTTTTTTTTGGGGTGCTTTATCATTATTTTTGTTCAGATTTTGATGTATACCAATCGAGAAGAGACTTTTTAGCTTCCTCCGTTTGTTTCGTGTTCATTGTGTATTAGAATCATTTAATAAGAatcatttaataaaatttttaaattttaaatctcaTCTAATATATTTGACGATGCATCGAACAAAATAACGTAAGTGTTGAAAGTTTAAAGCAtagtatgcagtaccgaatgataCCGTTCGATACGGACGATACATATATGATATATCGATACGCGGACCGTCTAATACCGCTACAATACTATACTATAACTGTGCTACagtattataataataaaaaaataaacttatTCGATACGATATCATACCGAACCAACCTCGAAATACCAATACGGTATCATATTACATACCTTGATTTAAAATATCATCCTATACTATTATACctatttataaatattaattatttaaaatctaattcgatatatttttatatctaaaatattgataTAATGATGCTATTACTTACATGTCAAAACATTACACCATATATACATGTAAAAATATCTTACATACAATGAAAACACTTGTAAAGGAACTACTTGCAATCAATTACTACCTGTCTACCAAACATCCAAAAATGAGGTAAGTCTTAGAGTGACATCTCTGCAAAAGCGAAAACCGTCCTCATCATCCGCATGTATGTATCTTTattcagaaagaaaaatattctCCACATTTCAGATTTCAACAACACCTATGAAGTTTGATCCATTCAAGCCTGAATGAAACAATCTGGTAGGACAATCGAAACTAACATATGGACTTCGAACTAGTTTGGCATATAGGCTAATGCTAACATATGTTTCAATGATGCTGCAGCATTTATCGATTCTATCTGTTACCAGCATCTTTTACTACCATAAACAAATATTAAGACACTGCTACAAAGAAAACAAATAAGATGGTGATTACGCGTTTCGAAGAGAAGATTTCTCCTTAGCAGGAGAAATTATCCAGTTTCAATTATGGGATATTCTCACACTGGATTTGTTGGTTCATGCCACCAAAATCTTCTTTCAACTGCATTTTCTGAAGCCTCACCAATCTGCTACCTCTGGAGAACACTGGTCTCTGGATTCTTTACTTGATCAGCTTCTTGGGAAATTTTAGCCTATATTATTCCAGTGGTTTAAAGAAGAAACTAAATCAGTAAGTTGGACACATCTAGATAATAAGGAATTAATATACATTTGATCATCACTAATGGTTTACATTATGATAATCAGATAGAAGAAGACAAAAGGATTTTTGGTTATTTAGGAAAAAGCATACCTCCTTGCAAAAGTTGTGAAATTTTGGGTCGATTCATCCGTCTACCCTCAGTAAATTATTGGTTATGCCACCACTAGTAATGATCTCCCGCTGGAAGTCGATTCGCCAATGGTCATCAACGATGAACTTTATCTGAGGATAACAAGAACAATGTGACCATACATATTTACACAATTACACCTTGAACGAAAGAGAATTAGATGAGTCTTTAAACTGACATTTATCAAGCAGTGATATCACAAATTCTAGCCATCCCAGACATTTATTATACTTATGACTAATTTAGACATTATCATCGAGAATTTAATTATCGGTTTCAATAATATATCAGAATGCTGTGGTGCCAGTATACCTTATGATATCCTGACCTATCTGATAAGGTATTGGTTTCTTGGGAAAAAAAAGGGTATCGGTTTCAAGCGATCCATTTCGAAACCAATACTAGAAAACGATGTTGTCGTTCAAAACCAATCAAGCGCAGACCCAAAACAAATACAGTATGAAGGTTAACACAAATCTCAGCTAGCTTCCCTGAAATTGAACAGGTGTAATGATAGCAAGACTCACAGAATACCTACATTAGACACCAACTTGTTTACTGTGGAGGGAGAAGAAAAACCTGACAAAGGTGCAGAATTAAAAACAAACAATGAACCACACAGTGAAATGATGAAGAAAAATCCTAGTCGCTTAACTTAGGTATACTAAAATATTCACTAGTATTTATCAAGTCAACACAGAAACATTACTTAGGAGACAGAATTATGGAATTTGATGAAGAGGCCAATTGATACGACTTCGAACTTTAAtcaaataagatattaagatttagtgtcagAACAACTCTATAATTGTTCTATCATCTATGCATAGGGTAtcacttcccttctcctacctcgTAAACTCCAGGATAAAGCCACAACACTGTTGTCCAGAGCAATGGTTTCCTGCAGAGTATATCATTATATAAATATGACTAGCAGTATTTTAAGAATCCAGTAGTAAATAATGAGCACCTAACAAGGGTAAAAAAGTTGGAAAGAAGAATTTGAAAATGGCAATGATGATGATTTCATTGAGATATAATTAATTTGTAACAACTTAACTGTTGCCTAAAAAACATTCACTTTTAAGGTTAGTACCTCACACACAATCATAAatgatatgataaaatatttttatcagcGGAAACTGTGTTTGTTGGAAAAGATTAAAAATTCTGGTCTGCTTATAAAGATATAGTTGCGCTCAAATGAAACAGCTAAAACTGAAAACACTGTTGTCCACTTCTGGATACGCCTGTAAACTGTGGAGAGTGaactttaagatatatatatatatatatatatatatatatatacctgcgTGAGATTTGATGTTGAATTATTGGTTACCCAAGAGCCAAGACATCAAAACTAGTACATCAAATGGCCAACTAAATGGGGTTCCTAGGTGCCTGCCAGACCACTTCCACTCAGACTGCCCACACAGGTTGTCGACAAAACACCAGGGAAGCTACTGATTGAGATTTACCTGGGTGTCTGGGCACCCTGTTTTTAGAACATTCAGAATTTTCACATGTAAATAGAAGAATACATGCCAGCAAAAACACCAAGAGGTCACCTAACAGTACCATATGAAAAGAATTTGATTTGATTGACCACAAAATAAGCAATCACATGCAATTGGCTCTCATCAcagataaaatatctaaaaagacAACATCTTAGAAAGAAGGTACAATATACTCTGAATATAGACCTTAAACCAGGTGGATTTGTTTGTCCAGACGAAGGATGCAGATCCAATCTGACTCTGTGCTGCCAACCATTGAAACTACCAGTAACTTCTACAGTTTGACCATTTGCCCAGTAGTCAATATGAACCTATGTTAACAATACCCTGTCTcaatttattatgtaagaaaaatAACATATTCATTAACATATATGTTAAAGAGATAAATCGAATAGCACACACAGGATGCTGCCAATTCAAAACTTGGAGCTTGGATGGATTCTGTGGTAACTTCAAGCAGTGAAATACTTGGAAGTAGAGTCCCATCTTCTTTGACGAGTCATTTTGTGGCTTTCATTAATGAACaattgcacaccaaatttattaaAGCGCATCCTTGTTTGATGTATTCAGGATTGTTATGCATTCAAAAGGCAAAGTATTTATTCAGACAGTACATTGGCTGTTTGATTTATGTATTAAAGACGCCTGTGAGACAGACATGGAAACACAACAAAGACACATTAGGGGAAAAACAAGAAGAGAATCTGTACCTCTTTTAGTCCATCTAAGTTCTCCTCGGCCGCATGGAGTTCAGCATCTTTCTCTGCAATCGTTCTCTGGATATCACCAAGCTCAGCCATGCCCTTAGCACGCAGATTACTTAGAGCAAGCTGAGGCAACAAAGATTGGTTTTCTTTCTTTCAGCAGATAATTCAATCTTTAAAAGAAACGGAAAGTTCCTTCCAAATAGAACACCAATTTCGAACTGGAATTGACCTTTGTAAATAGCATCTTGAAACTGCAGACAATAAATCACTATTCGGCATAGAATAATTATTGCTGTACCATTAACAAAGTGTTAAAAGTATCATGATTTTTGCACTGTGTGTAATAACAAGTCAGATGATCATGTGCTCATACTTGCTACAGAAATTCAATAACATTAAATTGCTTAAAAGAAGCACTTGCATCTTCTTTAAGTAGTTTTTTCTCAAGGTTACTAAAGCTAAATTTTAACATCTTAGAAGCTTGAACCACCTCAACAAATACGCAAGGTCCATCCCCGAAGAAGTGAATTTCATGAAACATGAATAATGTGAGGTACTATATCTAAAAAAGAAACACAAAACAGAGTAATTCAAGAAAAGATGCTGCCTTGATTCTTTTAAATGTTAATCAGTTTATAATTGCTATTAGCAAATAAGAGATCTTCACTACCTTCTCATTCTCAATTTGTTGCTTCAATTGAGAAAGCTCCACCTccttttgatcctaacatatagttCCAGCAACGATGATCACAATGACATGATAACTTcacaattaataatataaaacaaATGATGGGACAAAAGATTTTACCAGCAAgctttttaagtgattgatctcATTCTGATTGTGTTGTTCGTGAGCctaaaggataaaatagaaagaataATACAACTGAAAGAACAATTAGCTACAGTATAAAATAGTTCAGTTAAATCATTTAATTAGAAAACAACCTTGGGAGCCCAATCCTGATATAACTCAGTGTCTTCACCTGACATATCATTAAGCAAATAAGAAATTATGTTGACATTAGGATTGAATTATACTAGAGTCAAAATTAGTGCCAACCTATTAGTTTTTCAACTTTCAGATCCACTTTATTGATAATAGCAACTctgtatattatataattatataatatactATTTATGTGGATATTGACCAAGAACAAGCTTCTGCACGACAAATAGGTGTCCTGGCACATTAGACATTATCTCACCTATATCCAACTTCTCAATCACAGGGTTTTTCAATCAACACTTATTGGATAGTGAGAATTTATGAGTGAAAGTGAATGCTCTTCCCTTTGGATCTGCTACGTAGCAAACCAAAGAAACCGTCTGTATGTCAAACCTGCTCAACACttggataaaggaataaaatcatATACTTTGGCATCTGAAGATGATCAAACAGAACAGCATCAGGCATGCAATTTCAAGAATATACCAGATGACACATTCCTTGATAAATTTATTGTTTTTCTTCTTATTTGTGCCCTGAACTAATCACAAATTTAACCCACCATTCTCAATGCATTAAAGCAACCTATCCTTTGCAAAAAAGAAACAATCTTCATATATTTTGTCGTATAAGGAGAAggaaaattttgaaaaaattCATAGAAACATCATACAATCAGTAAGTGCTTCATCGATATGTTTGCCTCATCTCAAataggaaaagaaaaacaaaataagtACAGCGGATATCGCTCCTTGGTTATGAAAACCATAAGGTGAATGTAGGCTCATAACTTCATATCAATAGTTTCAGCTCTACCAGCTCCCTCTATGATCAACTATAAAAAGAACCATCTCTACAACTTCTATTGTTAACAAATTATTTACAAAACGTCTCACATCAAACTAGAACTTGAAACAATGAACGGTAAAAATGTGCATAATTAACAGAACATATAGATTGACTATCTACTAGTACCTTTTATTATATCCAATTCTTCAGTGTGCTCAAACTTGGCTGCCTTTAGATGCAAAGACTCTGATGAATCCTCACATACTTGGTCATGATTCTTCGTTGATACTGCTCCATTTGATTTAACCATGTCTTCCAAAGAATAATTTCTTGATGAAAAGGTGCAGCTAGGAGACACAATTACGTTTCTCTCTTGACCTCCTAAGATTACTATAGTAAATAACATCAGAAGGACTAGTAAGTGATAAGGCGATAAACATATTGGGAAAAATTGCAAACCTGCAGTTTCATATAAGTTTCCATTTATCGAAGCTTGCTTTCCTTCCAAAACCTTTCCTGAATGGCTCTCTCCATTTGAATTTAAAAGAAGCTCTGTGATTGCCTTATATCCTCTCCGCCTCACAATATTTGCAAGGTCCTTCCTGTGGCAATTGCAAGTATGATATTTATCTAGATGGAAGCATCTTCTACAAGCTTGTTAATTATTAAACATGAGAAGTTACTATGTCACCAAATTAACAAAGGAAAtaactaaataataaaattattacagTGGTTTTGGATCATAAGTACTTTAAAATAGCAAAGTTTTTCAAACCTACAACTACCAGATATATGTTGAAATGTTTTTCTATCTTGATAAACTAGTGCGCTACCTTACTCCAGCAAacatccaagaaaaaaaaaatcaaggttaAAAGAAAAGTAAAGAACTTGACATGATATGGCAACCACATATCTAGTAAGAATATATGTCGATTACAGAAGGTAAATTTATGTCATAGAAGACAAATTGAGCACTGTGTCTTAAAGTTTCAGCTAAGTTCACACTAAATCAACAAAACCTGCAAAAAAAAATTCAGTTGGAGATTGTATTTGACACTCTTTCACCAATCTTATCCTCCAAAGAACTGCCAACCAGATTTGATAACCTATTTGCATCTACATTGCAAATGACCAAGCAACGAAAACCAAGTTATTTGTAATTTTATAATCGATCGCTTTGGAACATCATCTGTTATGTCACTAAGAGATCTCTAAATTCTCTTGGGTGAAACCCACATGCCAAAACTCAGTCTTTTAACATGTGTTGATGACTGCAAAGAAATCAAAAGTTAATTTTTACTTAATAAACCTTCCCTTTGGTGCATCATATGTTAACGTCACCGACGGATCTCTAAATCTGCTTGGGTAAAGCCCACTTTGAACAGCGGCACAAAAGGTCGGTTCTTTAACACGATCTTCTAAGTAAAACCAAATGATCAAGAAAAAATCGGGAGGAACCAATCGATCAAAGAGCTAGAGGAACAAAACAACGGAATGAGACGACGAACCTCCCTTTCTCACAGAGCTCCTTCATTGATGGCACGCGATTTTCAGGAAGCCCTATGGCCAAGTTGAACTCCCGAAGCTCATGACACAGTTCCTCGTTGCTCTTCGACGCCCTTCCTCTCCGGCTACAACAGCCCGGAAACCAATCGCCACAACAAGCAGAGCAATCAAGAACTCACCTTTCATCAAGAAAAAAGAGGAAAGTCAAGACTGACCTGGATTTCTTCCCAGAGCAACAAGACGCGAGGCTTCCGCGAGCTACGACCGGATTGGCGCTCCACGAGGAATGGAAAACTCGAAACTTGgggaaggaagagaagggaaggagactGTAAGGAGGGGAAGGAGGCGGGGGAGGGCAAAACGGCGAGTGCCATGGGAGGGCTGGAAGCATTTGGAGAGCAGAATCGGAGGGGTCGCGGAAGGGTTTCCGTGTGGGGAAAAGGAGGGGTTTGGCGAAAGTCGAACTGCGTCTAACTGCGCTCCGTCTTGGAAGCGAGCGAAGGTGGCAGCAAAGGCGTTCGGCTTTTTGTCCTCTCACCAAACCTTCGTGCCTCCATGTCATAAGCTTTTTGCTTCCCCCCCTTTTCCCGCATTTGTTATGTACTTAATCACACTATTGAAGTCGCGACTTAAGTGGGGATTAACTGACTGAACTAATTAGATATTATCCCCTATATTTAGATTTTCTTATATCacgatttttatatttaaaatttttatattaaaattattatattttttaaaataaaataaataatcttatttattcTAACGTCATCAAATACATTGTTGAAAAATATAACATAAAACACCACTTGGATCGATgtgaaaataatgataaaaaagataattttaacatatttttttattttcaacacGTAAGatgttaaaattaatattttaccaataaaattattaaaaataaaaaatatattaaaattattatttttttcattactTTCACATCGATCGTGTATTTTTCATTAATAAGATAAATTaggttatttattttatttttaaaattataaaaattttaatataaatttgttAAGTACAAGAATCACGATACTAATAGAGTCCAAATATATAGGGTaacatgtaattcgttgcaggataGTACATAAAAATAGATGATGGGTATTCATCGATAACATTTAAGTCATGATTTACTAGACAATTAATTAATCATGTTCCTATTCGTTTTTCTTGTTTGATGGGTATTTATCAACACTATTTTAAATCGTGACTTAAATGGCGATTTTTAACTCGTGGATCTTGCATTAAAAAATGTGAGAACATCATATAATGATAAGCAATACAAAAACAGCTGATGAAGAACATACAAAAAGACTAAGCTATATTTCGTTGACTGTGAGCTAATAGTGAGCAGGATGGGTTAATTTCTGCTATTGTAACCAAATAGATCTCCAGCAACAGCTTCTTTGCGATGACTGTAAAAGTACtcaggaaaaaaagaaagaagaaaacagaTAGATCAATCAGATCGGTTTAGTAAAGAACAGTATGACTAAAAATCATTGTCGAAGAAGAACTTGTTACCGGAATCAACAGATACAGCTAGTCTGTAGATGGCATGCATTCCATTCCGGTGATCATTCTTCTGCGACATATAGTGTTCAGGAGATGGAAGAAAGCAGAAcggagaggagaagagaaaagagGACGAACGAGTACTTCTATATGTATCCATGTCGAAGTTCCAAGTCAAGATCAAGTTTTTGATCCACAGAGACTGCTACCTCCTGCCTTTGCTCGTCTTTAGGACCTCATTTCCCCTGTCTTCTTCCATGGTCTTCAAGTCATCAACACTTGAGGCCAGAGGTGGTGAGCAAGAGAGATGTATCGAAGGAGAAATCATGGAGGAAAATGCATCGTTGCTACAAGGAACAACTTTACTTCCAAGCTTAGGATTTGAGGGTGGGGATTGCCTCGGTCTGGCTTTGTCCCCTCTGTGGACGTTCATGTGACCCCCGAGAGCCTGAGCTGACTTGAACTCCCTCCTGCAGAAGCTACAGCAATACGTCCTCGAAGGCCATGTGAAGCCCCCTCTTCGTAGTTGGCTGTACATCCATGGCTTCCTCTCCTTATCCTTGCTGTTCCTGGTAGAGTTGGCTGTAGCATTCTTCTCCATGCGTCATTTCTCACCAGAGAGGGCAGTGGTTTCTCTTCCCTCTTTAATACGAGTATGGTTGTCGCAGAAGTGCCCATCAAATTCCAACTCCGAGACCTTCAAATATCTGCTACCATTACTGGGGAAACACTTACCAGAACTGGCTTCAGGCCGCCTGCCACCTGATGCTCCTTGCTACATTTGTGAGCACCATGTTCCAACGAGCGTTCTTGGAGCTCTTCGCGTAAGAGAGAAGGCATTGTTCTGATGATATGACTGCAGCGAATGTAAATGTGTAGCAATTAGCATGATCTATGTGTAAAGCTTAGATTTTGATTCAAACACCAATTCTTTCTTGAGGTCAATTTGCAGCAAACATATGTACTTTTGTGGTCTCAAACTGCATGCAGTTTCCTCTTTCTAGCAAGAAAAGGTGCTCAAAATCCAGAGTTGCCTGCAAACAACTCTTGGATTTAAGTTTAGCCATTTATAATTCGCTCTAGACAAAAGTTAGTTCCCATTCCAGAATAAAAAGATGAATGCAACTGCAACATGTTTCCAGAGAAATGTTTGAATGATCATGATTGATCATTgaactctgagagagagagagagagacgatgaTTGCTTCAATGGTATATTGCAGATTCCACAAGAGTAACATTCCTCAGCATGGCAAGAGCTCATGACAAGGAAATGCACAGTAGACAGCAAACTTTTCTGAAGAAGAGACAGCTCCAAGTGCAAGTAGCTCCCCACCACACTCTGGTGTTAGATTTGGTAGACAAAGATGCCCAATTGCGTGAACCCTAACCTTGCCAAATCCAGGCTTCCGCCAACAGGGTTGCATACCCAATTCTGCAGATGTTACCCAGCAGAGGAGCAGGGTTTGCTTCTCACTTTCTCCCCTCTATGCTGATGCCCTTCTAAAGCTGGAGTGAGCCTGCTACTTGTCTGGATGAGGATGACAGGAAAACCCACTAGGGTTGGTGACTTGACTGGATTGGAGGAATCTGGGATTGATGGGCCATGCAGATTCCAGGGACTTATGATTGGCCAAGGTGTCATTTCTCCTAAGAATAGGCATTCCATCAGTCTTCTCAGTCCTCAGCTCACTCATACTGTCTTTTGATTGAACAAGGAGAAAACCATCATAATTATATCTCTCAAATCATTCGACTGTTCAGCTTTCATATGGAATGGAATGATTCTTATTCTTATTATGTATTATTATGCAGAATTGAATTTAGCTGGTTTTTCAAATTGGATTTTTGATCTCCATCAACTATGGATGAGATCATGATCATCTTTTTGATGGTGGGAGCTGGATAGCATCAATGTTAGAAGGTATAATTGCAAAGGTTCTTCATTGCTTCATATTTATCTTTAGGTTCGAATCTTAACAAAGATGGAGCATGGATATTTGACTATGATTGTTCTCTCTGTGTGAATAATTAAATAGTTAATGGAACATTCAATCCATATACACAATTATTCAAAAattagtgtgtgtgtgtattttgaAGTGTTGAAATGAGGTATATGTCAAGAAAGGTTGAGAAACTATCACAAATACTCCTCAGAAAGTAAAGTTTCTTTTCCTCTAGAAATATTGCAGACCAACACATTGATCTAGTCTGTGATGTTTCCTGTTATCTCAATGGCACAATGCAATCAGAATATGAGACATTAAATGGGCTCAAGTCAAAAAATTCACATGATATTCACTAATTAATGAACATGTGTTTTGGTATTAGTTGCAATGAGAATTTCACGataaattttttctttatttcctcaTGCATTACGAGTAGACTCGTAATCAGAATTTACAATAAAATCTCAGAGACAATCGACAAACATGGTTATAGACAGCTTCAGGATCTCCTTGATTCTGAAATGTTAGTTCATGCTTACAACACACCATGTCAAACTCCTCCATTTTGGAAACAACATGAATATACTTGATTCCTTCTTTAATTCATCAGAAGAGACCTTATGAGTATAGAGTCCTCAATCTCTTTGCAGCATGAATGAAGCC
This Musa acuminata AAA Group cultivar baxijiao chromosome BXJ1-2, Cavendish_Baxijiao_AAA, whole genome shotgun sequence DNA region includes the following protein-coding sequences:
- the LOC103975785 gene encoding protein PTST homolog 3, chloroplastic-like isoform X2, which translates into the protein MTWRHEGLVRGQKAERLCCHLRSLPRRSAVRRSSTFAKPLLFPTRKPFRDPSDSALQMLPALPWHSPFCPPPPPSPPYSLLPFSSFPKFRVFHSSWSANPVVARGSLASCCSGKKSSRRGRASKSNEELCHELREFNLAIGLPENRVPSMKELCEKGRKDLANIVRRRGYKAITELLLNSNGESHSGKVLEGKQASINGNLYETAGGQERNVIVSPSCTFSSRNYSLEDMVKSNGAVSTKNHDQVCEDSSESLHLKAAKFEHTEELDIIKGEDTELYQDWAPKAHEQHNQNEINHLKSLLDQKEVELSQLKQQIENEKLALSNLRAKGMAELGDIQRTIAEKDAELHAAEENLDGLKEVHIDYWANGQTVEVTGSFNGWQHRVRLDLHPSSGQTNPPGLRKPLLWTTVLWLYPGVYEIKFIVDDHWRIDFQREIITSGGITNNLLRVDG
- the LOC103975785 gene encoding protein PTST homolog 3, chloroplastic-like isoform X1 produces the protein MTWRHEGLVRGQKAERLCCHLRSLPRRSAVRRSSTFAKPLLFPTRKPFRDPSDSALQMLPALPWHSPFCPPPPPSPPYSLLPFSSFPKFRVFHSSWSANPVVARGSLASCCSGKKSSRRGRASKSNEELCHELREFNLAIGLPENRVPSMKELCEKGRKDLANIVRRRGYKAITELLLNSNGESHSGKVLEGKQASINGNLYETAVILGGQERNVIVSPSCTFSSRNYSLEDMVKSNGAVSTKNHDQVCEDSSESLHLKAAKFEHTEELDIIKGEDTELYQDWAPKAHEQHNQNEINHLKSLLDQKEVELSQLKQQIENEKLALSNLRAKGMAELGDIQRTIAEKDAELHAAEENLDGLKEVHIDYWANGQTVEVTGSFNGWQHRVRLDLHPSSGQTNPPGLRKPLLWTTVLWLYPGVYEIKFIVDDHWRIDFQREIITSGGITNNLLRVDG
- the LOC103975785 gene encoding protein PTST homolog 3, chloroplastic-like isoform X4, which translates into the protein MTWRHEGLVRGQKAERLCCHLRSLPRRSAVRRSSTFAKPLLFPTRKPFRDPSDSALQMLPALPWHSPFCPPPPPSPPYSLLPFSSFPKFRVFHSSWSANPVVARGSLASCCSGKKSSRRGRASKSNEELCHELREFNLAIGLPENRVPSMKELCEKGRKDLANIVRRRGYKAITELLLNSNGESHSGKVLEGKQASINGNLYETAVILGGQERNVIVSPSCTFSSRNYSLEDMVKSNGAVSTKNHDQVCEDSSESLHLKAAKFEHTEELDIIKGEDTELYQDWAPKAHEQHNQNEINHLKSLLDQKEVELSQLKQQIENEKLALSNLRAKGMAELGDIQRTIAEKDAELHAAEENLDGLKEIKFIVDDHWRIDFQREIITSGGITNNLLRVDG
- the LOC103975785 gene encoding protein PTST homolog 3, chloroplastic-like isoform X3, whose amino-acid sequence is MTWRHEGLVRGQKAERLCCHLRSLPRRSAVRRSSTFAKPLLFPTRKPFRDPSDSALQMLPALPWHSPFCPPPPPSPPYSLLPFSSFPKFRVFHSSWSANPVVARGSLASCCSGKKSSRRGRASKSNEELCHELREFNLAIGLPENRVPSMKELCEKGRKDLANIVRRRGYKAITELLLNSNGESHSGKVLEGKQASINGNLYETAVILGGQERNVIVSPSCTFSSRNYSLEDMVKSNGAVSTKNHDQVCEDSSESLHLKAAKFEHTEELDIIKGEDTELYQDWAPKAHEQHNQNEINHLKSLLDQKEVELSQLKQQIENEKLALSNLRAKGMAELGDIQRTIAEKDAELHAAEENLDGLKEVHIDYWANGQTVEVTGSFNGWQHRVRLDLHPSSGQTNPPGLR